Proteins encoded within one genomic window of Gloeobacter kilaueensis JS1:
- a CDS encoding CPBP family intramembrane glutamic endopeptidase produces the protein MPDAPSPLLLVFVVAAGCFGLWLPVALPQLIRLGWRPGRPIAFADRLKLLLSLYLIIPIVVWAVSAWLAVPLAAYGLGDAGGRAGLQVLAGLGLGTLGLALLFGFETAAGWAQIKPVRLGGQPFLLPLVIGLFVGGVEELLFRGFLFQTLLPYGPWTAAVASSLVFAALHLIWQLDKFAEAARELPGLWAMGMVLVLARILSGGNLYLAWGLHAGWVWGMTLIDTHGIVRSTGAVREWVSGLGGKPLAGAMGLVFLAATAIGLWLLSVF, from the coding sequence CCCTCGCCGCTACTGCTTGTCTTTGTCGTCGCCGCAGGCTGCTTTGGCCTCTGGCTGCCGGTGGCACTGCCCCAGCTCATCCGGCTGGGCTGGCGGCCCGGTCGGCCTATTGCTTTTGCTGACAGGCTCAAGCTTCTGCTCAGCCTCTACCTCATCATTCCGATCGTTGTCTGGGCAGTCAGTGCCTGGCTTGCCGTTCCCCTTGCCGCCTACGGCCTCGGAGATGCCGGCGGGCGGGCTGGGTTGCAGGTGCTTGCCGGGCTCGGCCTCGGAACACTGGGATTGGCGCTGCTGTTTGGCTTTGAGACGGCAGCGGGTTGGGCACAGATAAAGCCTGTGCGCCTGGGTGGGCAACCTTTTTTGCTGCCGCTTGTGATCGGGCTTTTTGTGGGCGGAGTCGAGGAGCTGTTGTTTCGCGGTTTTCTGTTCCAGACCCTTTTGCCCTACGGTCCCTGGACCGCAGCAGTTGCCAGCAGCCTCGTCTTTGCCGCACTGCACCTTATCTGGCAGCTCGACAAATTCGCTGAGGCAGCGCGGGAACTACCGGGGCTCTGGGCAATGGGCATGGTCCTGGTGCTGGCAAGAATACTCTCGGGGGGCAATCTTTATCTGGCCTGGGGACTGCACGCCGGTTGGGTCTGGGGGATGACCCTCATCGACACCCACGGGATCGTGCGGTCCACCGGTGCCGTAAGAGAGTGGGTGAGCGGCCTGGGCGGCAAACCCCTCGCCGGAGCGATGGGACTGGTTTTTCTTGCCGCAACGGCGATCGGTCTGTGGCTGCTGTCGGTTTTTTGA